Proteins from a single region of Streptomyces sp. TN58:
- a CDS encoding roadblock/LC7 domain-containing protein — MSQAAQNLNWLITNFVDNTPGVSHTVVVSADGLLLAMSDGFPRDRADQLAAVASGLTSLTAGASRIFEGGAVNQTVVEMDRGFLFLMSVSDGSSLAVLAHPECDIGLVGYEMALLVDRAGSVLTPDLRAELQGSLLG, encoded by the coding sequence ATGAGCCAGGCGGCACAGAACCTGAACTGGTTGATCACCAACTTCGTGGACAACACCCCCGGGGTGTCGCACACGGTGGTGGTCTCCGCCGACGGCCTCCTTCTGGCGATGTCCGACGGGTTCCCCCGCGACCGCGCCGATCAGCTGGCGGCCGTGGCCTCCGGTCTGACCTCGCTGACCGCCGGTGCCTCCCGCATCTTCGAGGGCGGCGCCGTCAACCAGACCGTGGTCGAGATGGACCGGGGGTTCCTCTTCCTCATGTCCGTCTCGGACGGATCCTCGCTGGCCGTACTGGCGCACCCGGAGTGCGACATCGGCCTCGTGGGCTACGAGATGGCTCTTCTGGTGGATCGCGCGGGCAGTGTCCTGACCCCGGACCTGCGCGCCGAACTGCAGGGAAGCCTGCTCGGCTGA